Genomic segment of Nostoc sp. TCL240-02:
AAGATTTCTTCGATGCCATATTTAAAAATGGAATGGGTATGTCCGCCGCATACTTCCATTATTTTGATGGGTTTCTCTAGCCGATTGCATAATTTGGCGATTTCGCGGCGTAAGGCTTCTGCTTTTTCCGGTTCGCGGAATTCGTCAACATATTTCATAAGGTTTAGGGAATAGTAAGCTTTATGCCAATACGGTATTTCTCTCTTCTCTCTGTGCCGCGCTAGTTGCTACCTTGCGGGAACGCTAAAAGCGAACAAGTCGGGGAACCCGCCCAACGCACTGGCTTCTCTGCGCCTCTGCGGTTCGTTAAGTACTAATCCCTGCTTGTGCTGCTGCTAATTCTTGAAGGAGTTGTAATGTTTCTGCTGCTTCTTGTTCGTTAATTCGATTCATCGCAAAGCCAACATGGACTAATACCCAATCGCCAATACAAGCTTCAGGGGGATGTTGTTCATCTACGATACAAGCAATATTTACTTCGCGCTTAACACCACCAATGTTAACTAGGGCTAATTTATGGTTAACGTTGGTAATTTCTATAATTTGTCCGGGGATTC
This window contains:
- a CDS encoding HypC/HybG/HupF family hydrogenase formation chaperone, which translates into the protein MCLGIPGQIIEITNVNHKLALVNIGGVKREVNIACIVDEQHPPEACIGDWVLVHVGFAMNRINEQEAAETLQLLQELAAAQAGIST